In Citrus sinensis cultivar Valencia sweet orange chromosome 3, DVS_A1.0, whole genome shotgun sequence, the sequence CCTTTATTTCagtgatattataaaatatggcTAAAACTTTTACTTTGTTCTTTTGGCCTTTTTAATTGGGAGGATAAAGAAGTAATTTGAGCAGCAACAATGACTCGATGTTGATAAATCTCTTCGTTGATTCTCACTCCACTTCAGCCGTTATTACGCATTAATGGCCGAACAAGGCGAAATTACAGTAAACCCTACCGTGTCCGTCGTCACCGAACCTGAACCGCGGCACGATGTCTCCGGAAAGCGCCGCCGCGAAGACGGAGAAATCGAAGGATCGGATCCGAAACGGAGAGCGAAAGCACAAGACGTCTTGTTCAGAATAATAGTACCTTCAAGACAGATTGGAAAGGTCATAGGGAAAGAAGGACATAGAATCCAGAAGATTCGAGAAGAGACTAAGGCCACCATCAAAATCGCTGATGCTATTGCTGTAagttctctttctttttttgggctaattttgtttttggaaagttagggttttttttttttaatcattgatTGGTGAATAAATGATGTGCtttgatgattttcttttggcaGCGACATGAAGAGcgtgttattattataagttcTAAAGATAATGATAATGTGGTTTCTGATGCTGAAAATGCGCTTCAACAAATAGCCGCTTTGATTCTAAAGGTGGTTACTTTACTTCTATAACAttcattttatgaaatttcaaGTCAGTTACTGTATTAGTCACCTTTTCACCTATATATTTGTTTCACATGTTTGTTATTGGGGAAATTGATTTTGTATCAGATAGATAAGTAGAGTTGGCAGATTGTGAGAATTACTACTATCAAGCGAGCCCTTGATGAGGTTAGATGAATAGTTTTGTGTTGTTATCTAACAGGATGATGATAGCAATTCAGAGGCATCAAAAGTAGCAGCTGGGCATGTCGCTGCAAACACAATTAGACTTTTGATTGCTGGGTCCCAAGCAGGTTGTTTGATTGGGATGTCTGGTCAAAACATTGAGAAGTTAAGGAATTCATCTGGTGCCACAATTGTAATTCTTGCTCCTAATCAACTGCCTTTATGCGCATCTGCTCATGAATCTGATAGAGTCGTACAGGTTAGCACCCtgcttttattctttattcatttggtttaattgttttttgcctttttcttttccctgtTGAGTAATAATCAACATATTTGTTTAACTCAGATATCTGGCGATGTTCCTGCAGTATTAAATGCTTTGGTGGAGATTGGTAATCAGCTAAGGTGCTCTATTCAACTTTGATTGTTGtttagatatatatacatatatatgtatatatagatGCATAAAATGTACTATGATTTCTTATTGCTTAGGGAAAACCCACCACGACAAGTTATCTCCATCAGCCCAGCCTACAATTATAGTGCAATAAGACCAGCTCAACCATTTGTGGAACCAACTTCAGGTTATTCCATGTTTCTCATGCAAAATACTCGGTACTTTGTAACTGCTATATTTGCAGTTTTGtcaagttttaatattttttttcttataaccACATCATCTTTAGGACAACCACTCTTGCAGCTGACTATGTAACCTTCGAGATGTTGATTTCGGAATCATTGGTTGGAGGGTTGATTGGCCGGTGTGGCTCCAATATATCAAGGATCAGAAATGAGTCTGGAGCAATGATTAAGGTGGGAAGATTCTTAACTCATGAGCTTTGTGACATCTGACGTATGCTTGGATTGTGGTCTTATTTGCTTCCCTGGATTTCTGTTTCTACAGGTTTATGGTGGGAAAGGTGAACAAAAGCACAGGCATATTCAGTTTGGTGGGAGCGCTCAACAGGTATATCCGTTTcgtttatttatattcaagaattttctaaaagagaagaaagattcACAACTCTAATCTAGATAATATGCTCTGTGTCCAAATTTATCTAGTAGATTTATACTTCCTATATAGCCTTTTTTCTAATACTGAAAAAATCATCGCACTTTTTTACTTCTGAGTCATGTCTTCTCACATAATTAGTATTTTGGAACTTTAAGCAGGTTACTATGTGAAACGCCCTGCCAGTTACGTTGGCAATTGGTTTTAAAAATGTAATCTTTTGgggccccccccccccccccccccccggcgcatgctttttttccttttgttttgggggggggggtgttggTAGGGGTTGTTGCTGTTtggaaatttaatattaaaaaaaatgctattTGATTAACATTATTGATGTTTGATAGGTAGCATTGGCCAAACAGAGGGTTGATGAATACATATATTCTCAGTTGATACAGCAAGCTGGTGCACAATAGTCTGTGTGAATCCCTATGCCCTTATATTCCACTTTCTTCGGCAAGTTTGATTCATTGGACAATTGTTGTAGTAATCTGTATGCATTCTCCTTTTCCCCTGCAATACTAATGAAGATGCATTGTTCTCAGTTTGCAGAGTTGATGTATGTTTTCACATCGTTGCCACCATTATCAGTCTGTACTCTGTTGCTGATCCTGTCTCTCAAGGATTCTTCGGTTTATCTGTGAATTTGAGCCACGTGTTCCTGATGGCTCATGCGTTTTGccacaaaaaatttatgtacCCTAGTATCATCTTTCATGGATTCGACTTTCTGTAGTGTTgtttgttttcaaaaagatgCCCGACATTTTATTATAAcgaaaaaagttttaaatcaagaaggattattttaaatcataatatatgtcaatattttattattatttcaaattcaattgatttgaATAATCCTTTTTAGGGAGTATCATCAAAACTTGGCGAATCATTTACGGAGTTTTtcatttcctttatttttcttcattacaAAAAGTTGATTTACCGAATTAGATTGTGCCATGACATTCTTTACTTCCCGTCTCAATCACTAAATGTTAACTTAcgaaaaaaaacatatatcccaattaataatgaatgagAAACTCTTTGATGGTTGCTTTGTTGGTTATGGACTTATGGTACATTGTTCCACAGATACACCTCTTATTTTGCCAGCATCATTATTTTCCAAACATGAGAAAGACGAGGATTAGAAGAACATGCGCTGTTGCCAAAGTGAAGAAGACATAAAAGAAACGGAAAAGAAGTAAAACGGAACGCGCTCTGACTGCTGAGGGAAGCAGATACCGAAGGTAGTGGTGGTGGCGGCGGCAGGCCAGCGGCGACGGTGAGTCTCTGGGCTGGTTTTGCGCGGCTGTTTTCCGTGTTGGAGATTGACTAACAAGGCTTAGTGTGAGGCTGTGAGTTGTAAGTTAAAAAGTCAAGAGTGATGTTCTACACTTTTTTTAAGTTCGGCAGCTCCagaataaaagttaaaaagtaaattgaCGATGTTTGACAAACaccattaattatagaataaaacttaaaatgaaTCTTTGATAATTAAGcacaatatttttctaattggaatttaacaaaaataaatattttaaatttataatgattGTTATACATAGAGCTACGTAATGGTGGCTTGTACAAGCAGCATCAACATCAAATCATTGTCTGAATTTTCACCTGACCCCTCATTTTCTTACCTAGTGGAGAtgttaaaactttaaaaaaaaaagaaaaaaaaagtggggTATAAAACATGAGCTTTGCTGTCGCACAAAAGTAAAGCTCGACTTCTACACTTCCACTCTTAGGAATTAGCCAAGACAAAAGCTAAAGCGCCACTGAAGACACTCTAGACGCAATTTTAAAAGGAGCAAGATAATGTCAGGCGACAATAATGGAGAATTTGAGTCTGAACAACCTCCTCAATAGCTGAgtatgaaaaatcaaaatttgagtaacattttgctatttttttttttgttttgggttgTATATAATCCCTAAGCTTGAAAATGTCAGCTTAAACTCCAGATTTTTATGGATTTGGGGTTTTcgtttttagtaaaaaaaaaattaattagaaatttttgcttattttgcaATTTAAAGATTGAACACAATAAAAGCGAACTaggaatttttattatttgtccAAGTTTTTGTGGGCATTACAACTTATTATTGTTGGTTGTGGCTGTAAGGTTCTCTGTAGGTGATGATTTTTGGAGTGGGTGgttgttgttttgtttctgTTCACTGTGCTTATTGCTTAATTACTATAATACTTGTATTTTTATTGCGAAATGAGGTTATCTATACTTGTTATGTGTATAATTTTACACATACATGTTTAACTTGCACAAAATGTATTGTTTGCTGTTCTTGTGTatgataattattagtttgttGCAAAGTATTTGTGTGATAGTAGTATATGTGTGGATTATggatttttattgatatttgtGTGTTGTGATacataagaaacaaaatttaaggtGGCAACTTTTGTGAACTTTATAAGTGTAAAGTGGGATGTTGGCCTAATAGATCTAGATATGTTAAGTAGAATGGTCTTGACCAATACTACAATAAGAGAAGCTTTTGGGAGAAACAATTAACCTCGTAAGAGGTTTGTTATTGAGGTTACGTTAACTTGAAATGGGAAAAATGGGACAGTAGACTAGACAATGACTGTGAATTATATCAAgtgttgtatttgtttaatgaTAAGAACCACAAAGAGATTGATTTTCATATGAACATGCTACCACTGAATTTGGTGAATGCGGTaaacaaaaagattatttCAAGACGACATTGAGACTATTGTTGTAGAAGCACCGCAACTTTCTAAACCAGCACCCTACTATGAAGAATggtagaagaattaagggtgTTACaaggaagagaaaaaaaaaggcaagaCATCTGCCCTTCAACCTAAATTTATGcctatttttgtaaaaattgaaGGTAAATAATCAATTGACTCAAATATTGCAGATCCTGAACGTGGACCACAAATAATGCATTCACAACTGAAAATAGAAATATCAAAGTCTACATTGAGGTTAGAGAAAGAAATACGTGGGAAGTAAGTCTAGAAATGTGGTTCCATCACCCCCTGAACTTAAACCTAGCCTATACATGAAAGTAAAACTAAATCTCAACACAAAGCTCAACAAGTTGTATATGATCTTGAATATTAACCACACATTAACCGAAGCTGCCTACAATTGCAACAACAAATCTATTAACCACACAACAACTTTTTAAGAAAACAAGGCCACCAAAAGAACCTAACCGAAAGATTTTGATAGCATCTTCAAGCTCAAGtgcattatttttagaaatcaaTGGTGCTTGTACCTCAAtgacaaaaacaaacacacttacaTAAGTAAGGGCTTCTGGTGCCTTAACAACTACAACTATAACACCAACACCAACACAACCATCTAGTGCTGTAGGAAGTGCCGAAGCTACATCAAGTTTGCTAATATTTGAACTACAAAGGCATGGTATGTTCTTTAATATTTCTAAGATGTTTTTAAAGCTAAATCATTTAGACTTGATTGAAGCAaagtcatttttcttttttgattgCTTGAAAGTTCGGTAGATTTTCGTTTTGCtaagtttttaatattagCATAACTAGATTGTTAATAAGATACAAGTTTGTTCAAAACATGTTAATAGATTGTATTTGTTGATCAATATATAAGTTTTAGCAAGGGGCTCAACAAATAGACAACAAATGGGACAAAGATTATAAGCTATGTTTGGAAAGCCATTTACAATAAGCATTGCAATTAGAGAACAAATAGCTAGTCTAAGTCACTTCACAATTTGCCCCTCTTAAAGGAAAGACAGAGAGAAATTTGAAGGGTAAATCAATCACTCAGATTTGTTGTAAGTTGTTTAATATGTTGTTAGGTTTAAATGCCTTTCAATGATATagttatatttcatttattggGTTAAAATGCTTGTAGTAATATAGAAACTATTGTTGTTAGGTTTTGTTGCAGAGTAACGCTTGAAGTAAAGGCGTAGAGCTATATCATTCATTTTATTGCATGTTCACCAGGAAATTATGAAAGTCATTTTGTAACTTTTGTAACTAATACACTATTAGGataatgaatataatatatagaaaatagttaagttagtttattttttgggaatgttgcaattcatatttttggaTTTCACTCAATGTATTAAGACAAAGGCACGAGCAAAAGGCAAAAGAcaataacttatatttttttttttgaaatatttattgcaacattcatatatatagaaataagTACCTCTTGTGATTGcaacatacatatatacaaaaaaggtaatttttagggacctcccctgaggtttgaagTATTAACACTTTGATAGAaagtattaatataattacacATACCTCCCTCGCCGttagtataaaaatatgtatGGTGTTAATATAAAAGGGTAAATATGTAAAagcttatttaaaattcaaaataatttaaaattaaagccTTAAGCTTCTTGATGTCTGGGAAATCTTACTTGCTTTACTCTATTATCCAGTGTGTAATGTCCaatagacaaaataaaaaaaaatcttcacaAAATCAAGCCTACATTTAGCTTTCTCTTTCATGAAAGCAACGCCCAGCACCATTTTCGTCTTCCTATGGTTGTGAAGAAGCAGCTGCATTTGCCTGAAACCTTttcaagattaaaaaatattttatcttcaatTACGAACAAGATGAGTTCTGATGGTGGCCCAAGCCTTTCACGAAGCAAGTACCAACGGCGAACGGCTTCATCCGCGACTGGAATTGGAGCGAGAAAGAGGTAATCCtaatttattatagtttaaataTGTGAATCACATGCAGTAGATGATTTTGTTGAACCTAGGttaattaaacttgaaaatgagttctttgtattttgaattttttttgtgcatGCTAATTTCAACAACTGtgagttttgattttcttcattttgagcTAATTTGCATTCACTGAACTGAGCAATGTGATTGCTATCAATTgacaagttaattaaatcctCTGACAAGGAATAGTAATAATTTCTCATCTAATATTTTGGCATTAAatcgataaaaaaaaaatttcttactcGTTGTAATAATTGTGACTCTTATGGATTTTATAATCATGCAATTACACAAGTGTTGAGTCCAAATAAttattctagtttaatttgtttttcatatgTAGCTGTctgttacattttattttcaaaattttactaatttttttaaacaaaaattgatacaatagatttaaatgtaaatgggttctttgaattttattgtattgatTCTCTGCTCATTGAGTTGATGATTGTGTTGAGCTTgctaattttacatttttcataTGTGGATTAAAAAGGGTTATGATATTGTGTTTcgcaaatttcatttttctctaacAGTTCAATACTTATACAAAGGaatgaaaagagagagaaaaaagaaaaatccctTCTCAGTATTTTTTCTTGAGTTATCCTTGTTTTGAATTCTTCTGCGTCATCATTGTCagtaattgattaatttgctGTTGGAAACTGGAGAGACTCGAACAAAATTTTAGCTTATATGGCATCTCCTAGATGTTGAGATATaatggttttattttaaacacttTGGCATGTTTTCGGCaattattagaattttcaACAATTTCGTGCTGGttccacaattttttttttccttttttcttcgCTACTCCTATTGCATtctcttttttggttttttttctttacttataTATAGCCCCTACTGTTTTCTCTTCTTGTTTACtactttcaattatttaaaactttttggATTCTATCTATAATTCTTTACAGTTCTTGTGCTTTGATTTGTCTAATCATTTAAGATGTCATCTTGACATGGACAGGATATTGTAAGAACTATACATGTGAATTTTGTTatgatggaattttttttgcaCTTTTGCTTAAATTTTGGGTATGTTCTAAAAAACTAGCGAACAGTCTGGAAATTTATACAGCTGGTGTTTTTAGGAATTAGTGTATGTTAGctagatttttatattttatggcAATTCATTAGTTGCTTGTAGACAATGATAATAGCAACCTGTCAGCCACTCTTGCTatgttgtttatatttattgtataaCGTTGTTGTGTGATTGAGGCTTCAATGtataacaaaaattgaaacataATTGCTCAAGTTTGACAAATATATTGCCTACTAATTCTTGGgatgtaatattaattaccCAATCCCATTTCTTATAGCTTTTCCTTAGTAACTACCTTTGTTGCTTGATTTTCACTCTTACCTTctcacttttattattttctataatttctttctttcgtTCTCTGTCAGTTTAATCTTTTACAACAATTTCGTCTAGTTAAACAAGAAGTTAGTGTTGTAATTGATGGTACAATTTGCTTTAAATTTCCATATAgtggattttaatttactaatggATTTTTGTTACTTACAATATGCTattgtttataatttgtagCCATGTTTACATGGAGATAGACGATGTGGTAACTGGCGAAAAGATTGATGTAGCAACTGTAATTCCAGAGCAATACACCTTAAAGAAGTTGTGGCAAGATGTAAAGGATGTGTGCTTTGACAAGCCAATAAGACATGCTAACGAAGTGAGAGTTTATGTCATGTTGCTATGGGAAACATCTAATATGCATGTACAAGCTGACTTTGACCTTCAAGACGCATTAAAAAAGCTAAAGCAGAAGAGCTATTCTTGggcattatttattattagaacGGAGTTAGATGTAACACCTATTTCTCTGGAtcagaatgaaaatgaagagacTCTCTCTGGCCAGTTTCCTGTTCCACAAGTTTCTGAGCTTGATTGGTTTGATTTTGCTGAAGTAAATGAATTTGCTTTGCCTGACTTGAATGCTAAAATCAGATCTGTCGTTGGATGTTCCGCTGCTGCTGCTGAAGTTAAAAATTCAGTTGAAGAGATTGAAGgcaatgaagatgatgatagcACAGCTGGTGGGTTTGTTAATACTAATGATAGTATACATGTTCCTGatcatgaaaataatgcaGAGGAAGTGGAGTCTGATGTAAGTGatgatgaatttaattttaacaacGAAGATGAGTGGGATGCGAGATTGGATGCCTATGAGTCTGGAGATGACAGTGAGGTAGATTCAGACAGTGAAGATGAAAACGTTCAGGCTGCTGCTTGTAGGTATGAAGCAAATTCTGGTGGCTTCGAGTTCACTCTTGATGGTGACAATATTATACTTAGAATTGGACAATTGTTCAAGACAGTTGATGAGTTCAGAAATATTGTCAAAGTTTTCGCAATAAAAAATGGCTTTAGACTCAAAAGGGTGAAAAATGAGAAGAGTAGGGTGACAATGAAGTGTTCGGCTTCAGGATGTACATGGAGAATACATGCGAGTCCAAATTGGAATAAGAAACATTTCCAAATTAAAACTCATTTGCCCGAACATACTCGTGAAAGAAACAGCAAAAACTATGAAGCAAATTCAACATGGATTGCTGCTACATTCCTTCATTTATTCAGAGCTAACACAGAAGTTCATATTGATGTGTTCGGGTCAGAATTATTCAGAAATTATGGGATAAAATGCTGCAATCAAAGGCTTTACAGAGCCAAGAACAAAGTCTTAGAGCTGCTTGGTCAAGACCATAAGGCCAGTTTAACAAAGCTATTCAGGTACATGCATGCAATCTTAGCCTCAAATCTTGGTTCAACAGTGTCCCTAGAAAAAGATTGGCTTGGTGGTAGGGTGAATcttcactttaaaattttttttgtattctttGATGCATGTAGGAGGGGTTTTGTTTAGGGTTGTAGGCAGTTCATTGTTGTAGATGATTGTCACTTAAAGGGTCTGTACAAAGGGGTTTTACTATCTGCTGTTAGTGTAGATGCCAACTACGGCATATATCCACTGGCCATGTGTGTTGTAGAAACTGAAAACACTGAGTCTTGGGTTTATTTTATAGAGAAACTTTATGATCAAGTATGTTGTAACGATGGTGAGGGTTTGTGCTTCATAAGTGATAGACAAAAGGGTATATTGAATGCACTTGATATGGTTTTTCCTCGGGCCATGAGAAGGTACTGTTGTAGGCACATATATGCAAACTTTAAGCTGAAATTTCCAGGAATCTTGCTTAGGAATGAATTTTGGACAGCATGTAGAAGTGGAAACCAAGTGGAGTTCAACAATCATATGGCTGAAATTAACAGCATCAGCCATGCTGCCCATAGGTGGCTGTTACAAATTCCTGTGACATGTTGGGCCAAATATTGCTTTTCCACACAAACCAAATGCTCACATGTCACAAATAATATGACGGAGTCCTTTAATAATTGGATAAGTAGCTTTAAAGGCATGCTAATAGTAAGAATGCTTGAGGAGATTAGGAGAAAAATTATGATCCTCATACATAAAAGACATGAGCTGGTCAATACTTGGCAAGATGAACTGCCTCCACTTGTTAGGAGAAGAGTAATGGAAGCAAGGGTTGAATCTAGGGCATTATCTGTAATATTTGGGCACAATAAATCATTTGAAGTTATGGAAAATGTCTCCAAGAGGTGTGTTGTAGATATAGGCAGCAAGCACTGTGATTGCGGGGAGTGGGATATATCAGGCTTGCCTT encodes:
- the LOC102607969 gene encoding uncharacterized protein LOC102607969 isoform X1 encodes the protein MAEQGEITVNPTVSVVTEPEPRHDVSGKRRREDGEIEGSDPKRRAKAQDVLFRIIVPSRQIGKVIGKEGHRIQKIREETKATIKIADAIARHEERVIIISSKDNDNVVSDAENALQQIAALILKDDDSNSEASKVAAGHVAANTIRLLIAGSQAGCLIGMSGQNIEKLRNSSGATIVILAPNQLPLCASAHESDRVVQISGDVPAVLNALVEIGNQLRENPPRQVISISPAYNYSAIRPAQPFVEPTSADYVTFEMLISESLVGGLIGRCGSNISRIRNESGAMIKVYGGKGEQKHRHIQFGGSAQQVALAKQRVDEYIYSQLIQQAGAQYLQS
- the LOC102607969 gene encoding uncharacterized protein LOC102607969 isoform X2; this translates as MAEQGEITVNPTVSVVTEPEPRHDVSGKRRREDGEIEGSDPKRRAKAQDVLFRIIVPSRQIGKVIGKEGHRIQKIREETKATIKIADAIARHEERVIIISSKDNDNVVSDAENALQQIAALILKDDDSNSEASKVAAGHVAANTIRLLIAGSQAGCLIGMSGQNIEKLRNSSGATIVILAPNQLPLCASAHESDRVVQISGDVPAVLNALVEIGNQLRENPPRQVISISPAYNYSAIRPAQPFVEPTSADYVTFEMLISESLVGGLIGRCGSNISRIRNESGAMIKVYGGKGEQKHRHIQFGGSAQQVALAKQRVDEYIYSQLIQQAGAQ
- the LOC127900870 gene encoding uncharacterized protein LOC127900870; amino-acid sequence: MSSDGGPSLSRSKYQRRTASSATGIGARKSHVYMEIDDVVTGEKIDVATVIPEQYTLKKLWQDVKDVCFDKPIRHANEVRVYVMLLWETSNMHVQADFDLQDALKKLKQKSYSWALFIIRTELDVTPISLDQNENEETLSGQFPVPQVSELDWFDFAEVNEFALPDLNAKIRSVVGCSAAAAEVKNSVEEIEGNEDDDSTAGGFVNTNDSIHVPDHENNAEEVESDVSDDEFNFNNEDEWDARLDAYESGDDSEVDSDSEDENVQAAACRYEANSGGFEFTLDGDNIILRIGQLFKTVDEFRNIVKVFAIKNGFRLKRVKNEKSRVTMKCSASGCTWRIHASPNWNKKHFQIKTHLPEHTRERNSKNYEANSTWIAATFLHLFRANTEVHIDVFGSELFRNYGIKCCNQRLYRAKNKVLELLGQDHKASLTKLFRYMHAILASNLGSTVSLEKDWLGGRGLYKGVLLSAVSVDANYGIYPLAMCVVETENTESWVYFIEKLYDQVCCNDGEGLCFISDRQKGILNALDMVFPRAMRRYCCRHIYANFKLKFPGILLRNEFWTACRSGNQVEFNNHMAEINSISHAAHRWLLQIPVTCWAKYCFSTQTKCSHVTNNMTESFNNWISSFKGMLIVRMLEEIRRKIMILIHKRHELVNTWQDELPPLVRRRVMEARVESRALSVIFGHNKSFEVMENVSKRCVVDIGSKHCDCGEWDISGLPCKHAIC